GGTTCACGCTGATTGCATTCACCGTTCCGTCTTCGATACCCTTCCACAAAGCTTCGCGATCTGCAGCAGAGCGGATCGGCGGCAGAATGTGGTATGCGGAATCCAAAGTTTCCAGACAGGAATCATCCAGAAGCAAATGGTACAGGCCGACATCGCACGTGACATCGATACCCTTCTTACGGGCTTCGCGTACAAGGTCAAGCGTTTCGCCGCAAGTCACCTGCTTAAAGTGCACCGGCACCTGCAAGAAGCGAGCCATTTCAAGCACCGTATGGGCTGCAATGGTTTCTGCAATACGCGGAATGCCCTTCATGCCGAGCATGTCGGAGTAGGCACCTTCGTGAACGCAGCCATGCTTGCGCAACGACTTGTCCATGGGCTGGAAGAAGAAACGCTTGCCCGTCATTTTGCCGTATTCCATGGCAAGGCGAATAAAACGAGTCGAAGGAATCGCTTCGCCGCCATCACCAAAGCCGGCAACGGATTCGTCTTCGGCAAGTTCCATCATTTCGGCGAGGCTATCGGAACCGAAGCCCTTGCTGTAGGCGCCCAGGAACTTGATGTCGAAACGGTTGGCGAAGTTATATTCCAAATCGGGAGAGTTCACGCGGAACTTCATTGCCGAAAGTTTGTCAGCATCGTCAATCGGATTGGCGGCACTTTCGTACAAGGCGCCGCAAAAACCGCCACGGTGCAAGGCATCGAGGCCATCTGCAAACGTGTAGACATCATCGCGGAGTGGTTCCATAAAGTCAACGCCCAAACCAAACAAGGCCGGCATTACCAAGGCGCCGTTGCAATCAAACTCTTCTGTAGCTAAGCCCTTTCCTTGTTCAAAAGAGACTTCTTTTCGATCTTCAAAAGACTTGCCGTTCCAAACTTTCGCATTCTTGAGGACGAGATTCTTGACATTCAATTCCTTATGCATTTTCATTTGCACGACCTCCAGCCAAAAGGTAAAGCACTGCCATACGCACGGCAACGCCGTTAGTCACCTGATCCAAAATCACGGAATGTTCACCGTCAGCGATATCGCTATCCAGTTCAACGCCGCGGTTGATCGGACCCGGGTGCATCAAAATGACCTTGTCCTTGGCTTCAGAAAGGACCTTTTCTGTGATACCGAAGAAATTGCGGTATTCGCGCATGCTCGGGAGGAGAGCATCGTCCATACGTTCCTTTTGCAAGCGGAGCGCAATCACGGCATCGGCATCTTCGACAGCCTTATAGACATCGGATTCCCAAGAGACGCTACCAGCGAGTTCCTTGTACTGCAGAAGTTCGGTATTGCGCGGCACCAGCGTGCTCGGACCGCAAAGCGTTACGTGAGCACCCATGGTGGTCATGCCCCAGATGTTGCTGCGGGCCACGCGGCTGTGGCGGATATCGCCTACGATAGCCACCTTCTTGCCTTCGAGCGTTCCAAGCTTTTCTTCGACCGTGAGCATGTCCAAGAGGGACTGCGTCGGATGTTCGTGGGCGCCGTCACCGGCATTCACGATAATGGCGTTGCTGTGTTCGGCGAGGAACTTGGGCACCCCAGTCCCCTTGTGGCGGACCACAACGATATCAA
This portion of the uncultured Fibrobacter sp. genome encodes:
- a CDS encoding dihydroorotase family protein; this encodes MKMHKELNVKNLVLKNAKVWNGKSFEDRKEVSFEQGKGLATEEFDCNGALVMPALFGLGVDFMEPLRDDVYTFADGLDALHRGGFCGALYESAANPIDDADKLSAMKFRVNSPDLEYNFANRFDIKFLGAYSKGFGSDSLAEMMELAEDESVAGFGDGGEAIPSTRFIRLAMEYGKMTGKRFFFQPMDKSLRKHGCVHEGAYSDMLGMKGIPRIAETIAAHTVLEMARFLQVPVHFKQVTCGETLDLVREARKKGIDVTCDVGLYHLLLDDSCLETLDSAYHILPPIRSAADREALWKGIEDGTVNAISVNHTPVLGQDTEVNFEDSVPGALSLEIALPAIWKELSSRVGEARAIELLSLAPAKLVGAKSAFDANTQKMTNIVILDPNKPHEVSKKDFAGHVSNSPLLGKTLPSSILATFVSGVWTKL
- a CDS encoding aspartate carbamoyltransferase catalytic subunit; translated protein: MSALQIKHLFGLQGVSKSDIRTILDNAKQFREILERPVKKVPSLRGMTVVNLFFENSTRTRTSFELAEKRLSADTVNFASSNSSVKKGETLVDTLRNIESMKIDIVVVRHKGTGVPKFLAEHSNAIIVNAGDGAHEHPTQSLLDMLTVEEKLGTLEGKKVAIVGDIRHSRVARSNIWGMTTMGAHVTLCGPSTLVPRNTELLQYKELAGSVSWESDVYKAVEDADAVIALRLQKERMDDALLPSMREYRNFFGITEKVLSEAKDKVILMHPGPINRGVELDSDIADGEHSVILDQVTNGVAVRMAVLYLLAGGRANENA